The Echinicola rosea genome has a segment encoding these proteins:
- a CDS encoding AraC family transcriptional regulator, with amino-acid sequence MSRKRIFCADSRPACLGRQAGKPAPFPAHFFDFLTSNTLRRRTENYSLEKIINVSEIVYQVGFRNLSYLSRTFKAEFGISPMQYQIKHDRS; translated from the coding sequence TTGAGCAGGAAACGAATTTTTTGTGCTGATTCACGTCCTGCCTGCCTAGGCCGCCAGGCAGGAAAGCCTGCGCCTTTTCCAGCCCACTTTTTTGATTTCTTAACGTCAAATACCTTAAGGCGCAGAACAGAAAATTACTCATTGGAAAAGATTATAAATGTAAGTGAAATTGTTTACCAGGTCGGATTCAGAAACCTGTCCTACTTATCAAGGACCTTCAAGGCTGAGTTTGGCATTAGTCCCATGCAGTATCAAATAAAACATGATCGATCCTAA
- a CDS encoding phosphonatase-like hydrolase yields MKNIRLVVLDMAGTTVDEDNVVYKTVQKVINDKGFNIPLEEVMLHGAGKEKHQAITDVLMACTHIGNVTETAASAFANFKAELKLAYEQMNVKTFPGVKETMEALRHAGTAVVLNTGYDKKTACSLLTKLNWQIGPDMDGLVTADDVTNGRPGPDMILKAMEICSISDPQEVLKAGDSTIDIEEGKNAKCGLTVGVLTGAQNTAQLKTANPDYILESVADLKTLLL; encoded by the coding sequence ATGAAAAACATCAGGCTTGTGGTCCTCGACATGGCAGGAACCACCGTGGACGAAGATAATGTAGTGTACAAAACCGTCCAAAAGGTAATCAATGATAAAGGGTTCAATATCCCTTTGGAAGAAGTCATGCTGCATGGTGCGGGAAAGGAAAAACATCAAGCCATTACCGATGTGCTAATGGCCTGCACCCATATCGGTAATGTCACCGAAACTGCGGCCAGCGCTTTCGCCAATTTCAAAGCCGAGCTAAAGCTTGCCTATGAACAGATGAATGTCAAAACATTTCCGGGAGTCAAGGAAACTATGGAAGCCCTTCGACATGCAGGGACTGCGGTGGTCCTAAACACCGGTTATGATAAAAAAACTGCATGTTCCCTTCTTACCAAACTCAACTGGCAAATCGGACCTGACATGGATGGACTTGTAACTGCAGATGATGTAACCAACGGCAGGCCAGGGCCTGATATGATCCTTAAAGCTATGGAAATCTGTTCCATTTCAGATCCTCAGGAAGTACTAAAGGCAGGTGACTCCACTATCGACATAGAAGAAGGTAAAAATGCAAAATGCGGCCTTACTGTTGGCGTATTGACTGGAGCCCAAAACACCGCCCAACTAAAAACTGCAAATCCTGATTATATTCTTGAAAGTGTGGCAGACCTCAAGACCCTACTGCTTTAA
- a CDS encoding TIGR03364 family FAD-dependent oxidoreductase, translating to MFDLIVIGGGVLGTFHAYHALEAGLKVALIEKDKAPQDATTRNFGQVVPSGMNSKWQNYGRESLSIYKNLQTQFDISVRQNGTIYLASDEEEMQLIEELHDINIQNGYTSEMLTKQTCLHHYPGLKSSYAKGGLYFPDEVTVEPRIMIHRLLDFLKTEKNLEIHTGKTVKSCEHTGNTVNVDTACGSTLKGSKVIICNGREFKILYPALFAQSDLQVSKLQMMQTKPQGTGYSLPGSVLTGLSIRRYEAFSECPSFSVIKSREAQDSPEKKWGIHILFKQAKDGSVILGDSHQYAEAKDIDDLGYDLDMEIDDYMVRKAKEIFRLPNYEIAHRWYGMYSQCKTKDLFQTTINDHIHIVTGIGGKGMTGSAGYAKENIQNLFNLTT from the coding sequence ACTTTTCATGCTTACCATGCCTTGGAAGCTGGCCTAAAGGTGGCTTTGATCGAAAAGGACAAGGCACCACAGGATGCCACTACCCGAAATTTCGGACAGGTAGTCCCTTCGGGCATGAATTCCAAATGGCAAAATTATGGCCGTGAAAGCCTGAGTATTTATAAAAACCTTCAAACCCAGTTTGATATTTCCGTACGCCAAAACGGAACGATCTACCTTGCCTCTGATGAAGAAGAGATGCAACTCATCGAAGAACTCCATGACATCAATATCCAAAATGGCTATACTTCTGAAATGCTGACCAAACAGACTTGTCTTCACCACTACCCCGGGCTAAAAAGCAGTTATGCAAAAGGGGGACTGTATTTTCCTGATGAAGTGACCGTAGAGCCTCGAATAATGATCCACCGCCTGTTGGATTTTTTAAAAACCGAAAAAAACCTTGAAATCCACACCGGTAAAACCGTAAAATCCTGCGAGCATACCGGTAATACAGTCAACGTGGACACAGCCTGCGGCTCAACCCTAAAAGGCTCCAAAGTGATCATTTGTAATGGAAGGGAGTTTAAAATCCTCTACCCAGCACTTTTTGCCCAGAGTGACCTGCAGGTTTCAAAGCTCCAAATGATGCAGACCAAACCGCAAGGCACTGGATACTCTCTCCCCGGATCTGTCCTTACGGGACTTTCCATTCGGAGATACGAAGCTTTCAGCGAATGTCCTTCCTTTTCGGTCATCAAAAGCCGAGAAGCTCAAGACTCCCCAGAAAAAAAATGGGGCATCCACATTCTTTTCAAACAGGCCAAAGACGGCTCGGTTATCCTCGGAGACAGCCACCAATATGCCGAGGCAAAGGACATTGACGACCTTGGCTACGATCTGGACATGGAAATCGACGATTACATGGTCCGGAAGGCAAAGGAAATCTTTCGCTTACCAAACTACGAAATTGCACATCGATGGTACGGAATGTATTCTCAATGCAAGACAAAAGACTTGTTCCAAACTACCATCAATGACCATATCCACATTGTGACAGGCATAGGTGGAAAAGGCATGACCGGAAGCGCAGGATATGCCAAAGAAAACATTCAGAATTTATTTAACTTAACAACATGA